The genomic window TCGTCAAAGAGTCTTATGTCTGGGACACTCTAAATATCTTGGTTTTTAAGAAAGCAGATGTTAAAAAGTAGATGCCCTTCACGAAAGAAGCTAAGTGGTACCCCACAGTGATAAGGGcttcatttatttgtctttaaggCTATCTATATACATAACCtcattgtctttcttttattactttctttttccctcttctttctttatctagttgcctctgtgtgtgtttgtgtgtacatgtgcagacTTAAAAGAAAACCTGCTGGAGGAATTGGTTCCTCCCTCTTTGTTAGGGTGCCAGAGATCCAACTTAGGTTCTCAGGTTTGTCTGCAAACACCTCCACCTGCCGAGACATCCCTGAGGGCCCAATTTTACATTTCTAAACCAAAGAATTTGAATTCTCACCTCATTACTTAAAGAATTCTTTAAGATGCCAGAAGTTGGGGCTGAGCTCCAGAAGACTCAAAGGTTAAAGGCTCTTGCAGAATTCaactcccaacacccacatcCAAGGGCTCACCGCTGCTAGTAAAGGTGGGAATCTGATGCTTCTGACCTCCATGATCAACCCCACATAGGCATGCTCGCActcacacacgaacacacacatgcatataattaaaaagtaacaaaAGCCGTTAGGCTTTGTGGCACCAGcaattaatcctagcacttggcagcGAGGTGGGTGTGGGGGGCTGGAGGGTAGGGGgtgtctctgagttcgaggccagcctcgagtacaatagtgagttcaaggtcaaccagggctacagTGAATCCCAgtattgaaaaaccaaaatagatagatgatagatggaaggatggatagatagatagacagacagacagatagatagataacaaaagcagattaaaaaataagttgtccgaaacatttcttcaaaagacaaatatgaaaaatatgacTTGCTTAATTGCAGTTTCCTCTGTCAATACCTTAAAAAGAAGCTTTAATTGTGCTTTCTcaatgattttgatttttttttcttttagtgtgtgcatgtgcatgtgaacatgcacaGAATGAAgttgcccatagaggccagatgcatcagatttcctggatcaGGAATCTCAGGTGGTTGTGTTGGTTGTGTGCCTATGAATATGGACACTggaaactaaactcaggtcctctggaggagaaagaagcaagtgctcttaaccactgaaccatgtctccagGTCCTTCCAAAGCATCTAAACACCAATTCAGTTGGATTGCCCCGAGTCTCCAAAGATTGAGTCTGCAATATAGGGTTGTTCAAACAAGAGGGAATGGCagtttttcccccttcctttacTTTTGATCATCTATGCTTTTGGGTCTGAGCTGACACAGACTTGAGACGCCCTTCATTAAACAGACAGAGTTAAACTCATCATAGAAGGAGGCCAGGGCACATTTCAGGCCATTCTGAAAGTCTGAACAGGGTGGGTGGAACAAAAATGGGGGAGGCCTTATCTGCTAGCTAACCTCATTTTTGTCAGTTATTCTGGAGGCTAGTTCACTGGACTCTGAAGCAAGGGTCATCTCCTTACTTTTCAGTCCCAAGTGACCTAGTCAGAACCAGTGAGACACCTACTAGCTCAAAGTCTGTCCAAACTAGTGCTTCCAAGTGAGGAAGCTTTAAGGTTTTATCtcttgttctgaaaaaaaaaaaaaaacagttttccaaagaAAAAGATTAACAGAAGAAGAGATTACAGGCTCTGGCTTGGAATGGGAACAGCCCTCCAAGTAAGTCTGTCCAGGATCGCTCTCAACTCTCAGCACAGGAAGAGCTGGTGCCTGCTACAAGCCTGAGCAGAAAAACCAAATGGCAGACCCAGGTCCCAGAGGCGTGCCCTGTGCCCGAGTGATCCTCTAAATACCAAGGAGATGAATACACACCCTTTTTAGTCAAGTGGTCACAGTGAGCCTATCCTCTAGAACCTTACTCTAGTGGGATTTCCAAACCAGGCAGCATCTATAAAACTGGTGAAATCTTGAAAACTCATCTGCATTTGTAGGTTTTTTTCTAATAAGCTTTACTCACGTTACAAGGAGAAAATGCATAGCTCAGCATGATGTTcaaaatttttttctctcatatttcTGGTCtttggctttttaatttttagttctgtatttccttgtaaacaGGAAGCTTTTAAGTTTTATGTATAGAACtgttaatattttccttttaaattcatatttatgtttttataagcATTCTAAGTCTTAAGtttcagcaaacacacacacacacacacacacacacacacacacacacacacaagttctgcctgaatgtatatttgtataccacatgcatatcTTGTGCCTGTAGAGCCCAAAAAGAGGACTTTGGctcccctgggactgaagttccagtttgttgtgagccatcatgtggtgcAGGGAATCACACCTCATCCTCTTgaaaagcagccaatgctcttcaCTGCTAGGCTACCCATCTAGCTTCAGCATTCACCAGTTTTATTCTATTCATCTTTCTTTATAAAAActtatagccgggcggtggtggcgcacgcctgtaatcccaagcactctgggaagcagaggcaggcggatttctgagttcgaggccagcctggtctacagagtgagttccaggacagccagggctatacagagaaaccctgtctcggaaaaaccaaataaaaaaacccacaaaacttatttattcatacattttatatatatgagtgttatatgagtgttctgtcttcatacacaccagaagaacgacagatcccattacatatagttgtgagccaccacacagtttctgggaattgaattcaggacctctgaaagagcagccaaatAGTCTTAACCACTGCACCATGTCTCTAACACCCTTATTCTATTAATCTAGTGGGCTTCATCTATATTAGAAGACACACTATGCATACCAATGGTCCTCATGCTTTAGTGTATACATTACTTACCTGGGGCATTTTGTTAGCTATGTTGTACTTACAACCCATTTTCAGAATAAGAATCAAGTGGATTATATGTAGGCCCCAGAAGTCAGCATTCTCAAGATACTTCCCAAATGACCAAATGACAAGATGTAGACAAGAATACAGCATTTGGactacaatctctctctctctctctctctctctctctctctctctctctctctctctctctctctctgtgtgtgtgtgtgtgtgtgtgtacctttcttttctctgcaaTTATTTGGTATAACTGTGGAGATATAAAAGTGCTTGTTGCAAAAAATGAGTGCTGTCCTAGGGTGCACATGGTAGAGTACTAACTAACTCCTATAaattgttctttgacctccacacactccTCTGCAGCACATGCTGCCTACACACACAATcaataaatgcaatttaaaatttcaaagtaaaaataattgaTATTGGACATGGGATCCAGAGGGTTAAAGAAACCAATAGATTAAGGAACTGAGCATGTCAGCAATATTTTTAATGgaatccaaatattgtttctgATAGAGAATTCTGCTCTCCTCTCTAGTTTCCCCTTTTTTGCTTATctagattttctatctttttattcTAATATAGAATTCATTAACTTTACTGCAAAAATAAAAGTATCTGTTAATAGTACTAGTATTTGTAAAACCAGGATACATCAGTCAAAATCAGTATGGGATGGGTATCAGACTGAAGATACTCTTATTCTACAGGATCAGTGTAATATCTAGCATTTATATAATAGCCATTCTTCTGCAAGTAACATTCATCATGTCTGTAGTACCTTTGAAAGTTTTTGAATATTTCAATATTCAGTAAGGGGTAGGCAGAAAGGGGTGGTTGTGGAttcttatgtacacacacacatgcatacacatctttactttgtattatttttatcttttaagaaatgaaatgtaaaaaaaaaaaaaaaaccttgtacAATTTACACATGTTCCCTGAGGGTCTCATCCAACAATGGGGCCTGCCAATAGCCTTTAGATAGATTTTTCTTACAAGGCAAGGGCGtgatcttattttttttgttAGGAGTATCTGTTCTGGGGACGGAATATGaagctcagttggcagagtgcttgcctactgtGTATAAAGCCTTGGATTGGATCCCCAGTACCATATAAACAGaaagtggtggcatacacctgcaACCCTTACGCTTGGGAAGAGGAGTCCAGAGGATCAGAAGCTTAAAGTAAGCTCATCCTACTTAAGCAAACTGGTGTAAAGCCTGAAATccatgagatactgtctcaaaaagcaaaataaaagcaacagacACCACCCAAAATAGCCAGTAATTCTCCCACAGTTTTCATTCAAATGGCTTATTTCAAATAGGCTTATTATTACCTGGTTGGAACGCCTATGGAGTAAACGCTCCATATTGAAAAGTAAAAGGGATTGCTTTTGCTAAGGATTCTGCAGAAATCCTCATTAACCTTGAgtagtttttaaaacattttgttaaaaTCTGCATGACCCTGCATGAATACATGTCCTGTGTAGAAgccgggagagatggctcagaggttaagagcactggttgttcttccagaggttgagttcaattcccagcaaccacatggtggcttcatatctgtcatgggatctgatggcctcttctggtgtgtctgaagagagtgacagtgtactcacatgtgtACCATGtctgtgtagaggccagaaaaaggcatcagatcccccagaactgcTGAAGGATTTGCTATGAATTCCAGcctagctagcctgggctacagaataagacAATGCTCCAAGCAAAATAAAATGCCAGATGTAATAGTGGTGCCACCTATAATTgaacactgggggtgggggttcaaGGAAATCCAGTGTGGTCTTTAATATAAAGACCCTAGTGTCAGGAAGTGGCCCTAGTTGGTAGGCAGGACAGGTCCCAGGAAAGAAAAGGGTAGGGACTCAACAGCATATGAATGGCATGGaagcccagcccccacccctgcttaccaaccctgcatctgagcACAGGCTGAGTGAGGCCATGTCCTCTCTCAAATATGATGACATATTATGTTCCACCTAGAGGTAAATATTTTCCCCACTTTTTTCaaggcttttttgttgttgtttttttcaagacagggtgaaAAGACCAAGTCTTAACCAAGTGTGTCTATAATGATTGCCAGTTTTATTCCTCTGGTAATTCCaggtttacatttctttttaatagttcATCAAGAGTTTAGTGCCTTTATTGCCTCTACAAGCTGGTTACAAATTAATTTTAACTCCCATTTATTAAAAAATCTGCAGTTCTTTGTGAGACACGTATTCATTAAAAAATCAACATAAACAAAAGGCAAAATTAAAACACCACACCAAAAATAAGCACTGTTAAGTTTTTTTGATACGTATaattatacatgtacacacataattaGGAATTTTCCTATATATGTGAGCTGATCCTAAATATGCTGCTTTTCAATCTGCCGTTTAATCGTATATTTCCATGCATAAATGTGAAACTTTTCAACTGAAAGATAAACGTGGAAATGGGGtcaaaaatccaaaatccaatGAGATGCTGGTAACAAAGAAACTACGTAACAGAAAACACCGCCAGgtaattattattaaaagtaaAAGGAAGTTCAAAGATACATCAGAAAATgctaagagaaagaaagcagcagccaCATTTCAATATCAGAGGAAAAACCATTTCAAGGCCTGAAGCACACAGGATAAGGACGGCTTCGGGAATGTCTTTGCTTCCAATGCATCAACACAAACTTGTTTCTTACTCTTCTTATCTCTTCCCTAAGCCTTTCCAGCTCATCTACGCCTCTTATCACTTCTTCAGGGTTCAGAAGCCTTGCGGGAGTGTCCTCTTTAGGCTCTGGGCTGGGTTCAGCAGGCTCTCCTCTAAGGCTTCCATCAGTTTCCTCCCTCACATTTTCTCCCGAAGCCTGAAGATTTTCTCCTGCCTGCTGTGGTGGATCTTCTGAAGGATGGCCTTCATCTGCTTTTGGTGTGTTCTGGGGTGTTCCTTCGTTCTCATCACAAGACTTTTGCatgttgattatttttttcttaatgaattaATCCTAGGGGAataaaaaacaaggaaacaaaaccaactaGATGTCAGGCAAATGGACAAGCTTTTGTGTTCCCATTGCGATTGACTTTTCTGATTCAGGTCTCTTAATTGCCAAAAAGTTTTCTAACTAGACAAGTCAGGTTCTGAGCTCCTGACTCCACCCCTTcctccacccccccacaccccctcccTGCACTCCAACTCCATCTTCCCCTGTCCCGGCTCCAGCCCACCATTTTCCCAGCAGGCCCCGCAACAAACCTCTCCATGCACTGAAATGGGAGCGGCGTGGAAGCAATTAACCCTTCCCTCACCACATGGCTCTAACACTCCCGCCCTTTCGGGCTTTTTCCAAGTCACCCCATTCTCAGCTTCTCACCAGCAACTGTCCGGTcagccctctcctttctcttttaaacGTCTTTAgactctccctttccttccttcaccctATTTCCCCAGCAGGATCTGCAGGGGCCTTCTGTGCTTAATCCGGATGGGAGGCAGCTGTGGCGCCCCTGGGATGTGCTTTGGTGTCTTCCACACTCCTACCCCCACCCAAAAGGACCTGAAGCAATTGCACCCTTGCACTGACCTGTAGGTATCTGGAGATTTTCCTCTCTTCTTGCACCTCGATTTGTGTCGCGCCCAAAAGATCAAGAGTCCTGAAGAAAGACAGGAGTGCTGGGTGAGCACACCAGTGCCTAAATCTAAAGGTCTTGCTAACGGATAGCACAAAGTTTTCCCGtgtccctctcttctccctccttttgtGGCAACCCCGCCTTCATCTGCACCCTGTTTCCCAGCAAGAGGGCAAAGAATCAGACAAGTTTTCCCGCACAGTGTTATTGTTTCTTCTCTCCGGCTCTCGCAGTTtgcctttccccttttcttttcttttcttttcttttcttttcttttcttttcttttcttttctttctttgcccgACTCGGTTAGCTACCTCCCCTCCAATCTGCCCCATGCCTCATTAAGCAGCCCCAAACCTCTCGCACAAAATAGTTTAGCAGAACCCTAGGAAAAGGGAGATAGTGCGAGATGAGTGTGCTTCCAGTTCTCTGCTCCCTCCACCCTGCAGTTTCTTGAGCCAGCGCCCACTAGTAAAGTACCTGGAAGTAGCAGGGTCAGCCTTCTCCAGCAGGACTGAGCTGCTACTGAGGAACTGGGCCTAGACTATAAGGACTTCTGCACACGTCGACTGCTGGTCACGTGAGGGACGCGTCATCAATGAGCTCCAGCCTTTGGTTACCCCTCCCATTAACATGCAGCCCGCCCCCTACATTCCCTTCACTCGATACTGCCAATCATTTTTCCTATTTGCCAATAGGAGACAATAAAACTGGTCTCGTCACCAAGTAGTATCTATTCACCTTACTCAGATTACCAGGAAAAGATCAGTCTTTTAGGGTACGTCGACCAATTCACCTAATTTGGGAAATAGGTGCTTTCTTTCCCTTGCTCCCTAtagttcccctcccctccccccaaatcccaCAGTCCACCATTTCTCGGGAAAGCTTCTCAGTCTTTAAAATGGGGGAAGGCTGTAGGTGCTCCCTTGTGGGGGtagcagaagaatacaaatctaAGGAAGGAATGTTTAGCTCCACTGGCCCTCTTGAGTCGTTTTCTGTTGTGTTCCGTTTTAAGAGTCAGACTTTAAAATGATACTTAAAAAGGGACACTTCATAGTCATTATTTCACACTAGATGAGGAGAAAATAACTTCATTAAATCaattttaaggtttcaaaaaATATTCTAATGACTGCAAGAGAAAGGGCAGTATTTACAACATACTGATGTGTTGgggcttttaaaaatctttctaaaaTGGCATCGTTTGCAAACTGACTGAAAACAGAGCCGATTTGTCTTGTTAGTTTTGCATCCACAATCCACTACTCTCTTTGGCTGAGCTTAGGCTATTATTAGATGTCTGAACTTTTAATTGATGACTGCTGGCAGCTTCCACTTGCAAATAAAGGCTTCAGACAGACCTCTTTTCCTTGTCCTTTGTGGGAGCCAGTGTCTTTGTTAAACAGAAAAGCCGGCTTTTCAGTCAGTGAACTTTCGTGGAACTCAAAGAAATATGTGTGTTGGTAAACTTTTGTTATTAAGAACAGAATGTTTGTAAGGAAATAGTGCTCATAatgaagcagaaaagagagagttctttgtatgtactATTGCTTGTTGGGCTTTATTAAGCATGTAgggtttttcattcattcattcctggaACTCCAGATACCCTGATAGTATTCGAAGTCCTCCATTAAAACAAGAGCCATCGCAGAGAACTCCATACACTACCATAGAGCTATTTACACCACATGTTTATTGCTGCTTTATTCACCAAAGCAAGGAATACTgttcagctaaaaaaaaaatgtaaaaatgtagttgcaaaattttcaggaaaatgaacaCACTTAGAATGTTTAATAGTCACTGAGATCACGCAATATCAGAAAGAGAAAGATCACATATTCTTCCCTATAAGCAGGACCTGGtcaagaatatatatgtatataaacaaatTTACATGGGGATACAGTATAActttcagaaatgaaaacaagaaagtcTAATATTAGGAGGTGAGGAAGGATTGAATACAGAGGATGGACATGAGACATGAAAGAGGGCAGAAATCTAATCATTTTCCTAGTTTTAACTTTGtcatggatttttcttttcttttttggtgataGATAagtgcataaaatatattcaatagtgAAAGCGTAAGCTCCAACAGGAAGCTGCACAGCTTCTGAACACATATTTGAACTGTACTCCTAGTTCTAACTtagtcctggatttttttttcttttttcgttttctttcttttttggtgatAGATAagtgcataaaatatattcagtagTGAAAGTGTAAGCTCCAATGGGAAGCTGCACAGCTTCAGAACGGACATTTTAACTCTACAGAAGTCCATTGAGAGGCAGAGACTTCAGTTCTCGGTAACTTCACTGGcatttttttatttgcaagttttttttttttacaataaagtttataaaaataaactatcAACATGCATAATTGTTGCTATCAAAAAGCAGAGAGGATATTACTAGGGTATAGAAAAAGAGAACAGTgctattttaaagaagaaactggGCTTCTGAAACCCAGAGTTCACTAGTATCTGCAGATCTACTTGGAATTTCAAGAGAAGGACAATGGGGTGTGTGGTTGGGACTGGGGCAAGTGTGATCACAGCAGGATGTGTTTGCACAGAAAATTCCACCACTGAGAAAGAAAGGctctcaaaaataaatgtttttgttggcttaatgtttaataatttataattaagcACAAATGGGAgatacattttctattatttgagAAGAGTGTGtaacataaattataaataataattatacttCCTTACCATTTACATCAAAATGTTTCTACTCTTTGTGATGCTACCATTACAAATATTAATAGCAAAATTGAATTtctatatgtataattttataaattttaatctttggatttttaaagCATCATTACACGGCCAGAACATTTTCATTTTCCCCCCAACATccatctattctctctctctctctctctctgaaacagtGTTTctatgtgtaacagccctggctgtccaggaattcactctgtagtctaggctggcctcgaactcacagaattCTGCCTACTGATGCCTCCCAAGTGAtcaaaggcatataccaccaatGTCCAGCTCCCCCAGATTCTCTATCTTTTTAACCATATCCTTCTATCTGCTTTTAACCATAGCATCATTTAGCAATCTTGATTTCCACTTTAATAtaactttgtcttgtctttctcaTTCAGAATAATGCTGCTATTgtataaaacaagaaagaaaattaacaattcctgggaaagggaaaatcatttggaatgtaaacaaagaatatagaaaattaaaaaaaagagaaaaaaaagaaaaaaaaagaaaagaaaattaacaattccaaagcaaaattattttttgtttttctgaagcaaCAACAAGGAGCTCCAGAATTTAACATACATTTCAAGATTCCAACCAGCAGACACACAGTCACTAAACTAGTTATAAAAGGTGAGAAGACATTTAACATTGTATCTCTCCACAAGGTCACTGCCTTGTCA from Apodemus sylvaticus chromosome X, mApoSyl1.1, whole genome shotgun sequence includes these protein-coding regions:
- the Tceal8 gene encoding transcription elongation factor A protein-like 8, with product MQKSCDENEGTPQNTPKADEGHPSEDPPQQAGENLQASGENVREETDGSLRGEPAEPSPEPKEDTPARLLNPEEVIRGVDELERLREEIRRVRNKFVLMHWKQRHSRSRPYPVCFRP